In the genome of Cellvibrio sp. KY-YJ-3, one region contains:
- a CDS encoding PEP-CTERM sorting domain-containing protein (PEP-CTERM proteins occur, often in large numbers, in the proteomes of bacteria that also encode an exosortase, a predicted intramembrane cysteine proteinase. The presence of a PEP-CTERM domain at a protein's C-terminus predicts cleavage within the sorting domain, followed by covalent anchoring to some some component of the (usually Gram-negative) cell surface. Many PEP-CTERM proteins exhibit an unusual sequence composition that includes large numbers of potential glycosylation sites. Expression of one such protein has been shown restore the ability of a bacterium to form floc, a type of biofilm.) → MKSLITLFFATVILVSNANAGIIFETGTGPFDSTVCCGSSIAKDQFIGTTFSLTGKTKIDAIGGHFRNFGGSSGSIFGAIVELDQFGLPTGTLTGLSNVLAHTTFNPLNSANTFASVDVDLEAGVYGLIFGSGLFGANGHSALTLIQPYQVSNPKGEVLALNTSSLLTWDSSVSSQGRYRMFVSGTSSNVSEPNSLVLLLLSSALFFVVRRKRKSIFDF, encoded by the coding sequence ATGAAATCGCTAATTACTTTGTTTTTTGCAACCGTTATTCTGGTCTCTAACGCTAACGCAGGCATTATCTTTGAAACAGGAACGGGACCATTTGATTCAACTGTCTGCTGCGGATCATCTATCGCTAAAGATCAATTTATAGGCACTACTTTTAGTCTAACGGGAAAAACGAAAATTGATGCTATAGGCGGGCACTTTCGCAACTTTGGTGGTTCTTCAGGCAGCATCTTTGGGGCAATTGTTGAGTTGGATCAGTTCGGCTTACCAACTGGTACATTGACAGGTTTGAGTAATGTATTGGCACATACCACGTTTAATCCGTTAAATTCAGCAAATACTTTCGCGTCTGTTGATGTGGATCTTGAAGCTGGGGTTTACGGTTTGATTTTTGGCTCTGGCCTGTTTGGCGCCAATGGTCATTCTGCCTTAACTCTTATTCAGCCCTATCAGGTATCTAACCCCAAAGGCGAAGTGCTAGCGCTAAATACCTCTTCGCTTCTAACGTGGGACTCATCAGTGAGTAGTCAGGGTAGATATAGAATGTTTGTTAGCGGTACATCTTCTAACGTTTCCGAGCCAAACAGTCTGGTCTTATTGTTGTTGTCCTCGGCTTTATTTTTCGTTGTGCGTCGTAAACGCAAATCAATATTTGATTTTTGA